Proteins from a genomic interval of Cardiobacteriaceae bacterium TAE3-ERU3:
- a CDS encoding glucose 1-dehydrogenase: MSVEKLWDLSGKVAIITGAANGIGRASALMLAGAGADIAIGDLDMDAAGKVADEIRAMGRKAIAVPCNILKDEEMVAAVEKTASELGRIDILVNVAGGGAGGREDPGKITVEDFERDFRLNVFSAWRMIQLCAPHMEKAGSGSVVNIASMGAITTSPKMSGYASSKAAVVHMGANLAFDYGPNIRINAVGPGATRTHALETVLTPEIEHEMLKNTPIKRLGEPDDIAGAVLYFAAPISGWVNGQVLFVNGGGVQTLG; encoded by the coding sequence ATGAGTGTTGAAAAACTTTGGGATTTGTCAGGTAAGGTTGCGATCATCACTGGTGCTGCAAATGGTATAGGGCGTGCGAGTGCATTGATGCTCGCTGGTGCAGGTGCTGATATTGCAATCGGTGATTTGGATATGGACGCAGCCGGAAAAGTTGCCGATGAGATTCGAGCAATGGGACGTAAGGCGATTGCTGTGCCATGTAATATTCTCAAGGATGAGGAAATGGTTGCGGCGGTTGAAAAAACGGCTTCAGAGCTTGGCCGTATTGATATTTTGGTTAATGTAGCTGGTGGTGGTGCCGGAGGGCGTGAAGATCCAGGCAAGATAACGGTTGAAGATTTCGAACGTGATTTCCGTCTTAATGTTTTTTCAGCATGGCGCATGATTCAGCTCTGTGCACCGCATATGGAAAAAGCAGGTTCTGGTTCGGTGGTAAATATTGCGTCAATGGGTGCGATCACCACTAGCCCAAAAATGAGTGGCTATGCTTCCTCAAAAGCGGCCGTTGTGCATATGGGGGCAAACCTTGCTTTTGATTACGGCCCAAATATTCGTATTAATGCTGTCGGCCCTGGCGCCACTCGTACCCATGCGCTCGAAACGGTATTAACGCCAGAAATTGAGCATGAAATGCTCAAGAATACGCCGATCAAACGCCTTGGTGAACCAGATGATATTGCAGGTGCAGTGTTGTATTTTGCTGCGCCAATTTCTGGATGGGTTAATGGTCAGGTCTTGTTTGTGAATGGCGGTGGCGTGCAAACGCTGGGTTAA
- a CDS encoding transglycosylase SLT domain-containing protein — protein sequence MRKAFILLVSISACISHAQQRLLDNEELVKAGAPLSAVASMQGHPLYPYLQYRAYRDNLATTPSSVISTFLRAHPTAPFSGWLAERAFPHWLSSRQYQTIIETYDPRFADESIECEYRLAQLASGNQQAAFNGINDLWQKASSIEAACDPLFAAAVRSGKLTSADIRNRFILTMREGNYGVARHISTMLPSDGILAANIWLSIVSGNAPYQQAMTITDPFWQQSALVNALSRQAFKDTNRVASMAFELNKPGIADPDLEAQLYNRLTRALASNNDPRATQTWARIPADMQEDNTAYDMVAYFLRRGDWQSIVATFAQGLASKDNNPEINYWVGKAYEKLGNQRNSQTYYQKAANKRDFFGFLAAEKLGQSYAFNDHSITRDIGIEQALLSEPEAYRMRIFQNMGMESRAINEWKSLIKNKTNAQIRQAALLADKYGWHIHAISTLAKEKDWDALNVRFPTDYEARVRALATKHALSPATIYAIIRKESIFQPTIKSPAGALGLMQVMPATARDTARRYNIPYGGTSQLTNVDTNLTIGSQYLADRLREFGHLGYAAAAYNAGPHRARKWLAEYPNLPLDEWIAQIPFNETRDYVKRVLEYEKVYQYRLGLNYTPYSSATVRAW from the coding sequence ATGAGAAAAGCATTCATCCTGCTGGTTTCAATTTCCGCGTGTATCAGTCATGCGCAACAACGTCTACTCGATAATGAAGAACTGGTTAAGGCTGGTGCACCACTCAGTGCTGTCGCAAGTATGCAAGGTCATCCTTTATATCCCTACCTTCAATACAGAGCTTATCGGGATAATCTTGCCACGACGCCAAGCAGCGTTATCTCAACTTTCCTTCGCGCTCACCCTACCGCCCCATTTTCTGGCTGGTTGGCTGAGAGAGCTTTCCCACATTGGCTGTCAAGCAGACAATATCAAACAATCATCGAAACATACGACCCCCGTTTTGCGGATGAATCCATTGAGTGTGAATACCGCCTGGCACAATTAGCCAGCGGTAACCAACAAGCAGCATTTAATGGCATTAACGATCTTTGGCAGAAAGCCAGCAGTATTGAAGCTGCATGTGATCCTCTGTTTGCCGCAGCCGTACGTAGTGGCAAACTGACCTCGGCCGACATACGCAACCGCTTTATCCTCACCATGAGAGAAGGCAACTATGGTGTAGCACGCCATATTTCAACCATGCTACCGAGTGATGGGATTCTCGCAGCCAATATCTGGCTCAGCATCGTCAGTGGCAATGCGCCTTACCAACAGGCGATGACCATCACCGATCCATTTTGGCAGCAAAGTGCATTGGTCAACGCACTCAGCCGTCAGGCTTTTAAAGATACTAACCGCGTTGCCTCAATGGCATTTGAGCTAAACAAACCGGGAATTGCCGACCCTGATTTGGAAGCGCAGCTATATAACCGCCTGACTCGTGCATTGGCCAGTAATAACGACCCTCGCGCAACCCAAACATGGGCACGCATCCCGGCCGACATGCAAGAAGACAATACCGCTTATGATATGGTCGCCTACTTTTTGCGCAGAGGTGACTGGCAAAGTATCGTTGCCACCTTTGCCCAAGGGCTTGCGAGTAAAGATAACAACCCTGAAATCAATTATTGGGTAGGCAAAGCGTATGAAAAATTGGGCAATCAACGCAATAGCCAGACGTATTACCAGAAAGCCGCTAACAAGCGCGACTTTTTTGGCTTTCTCGCTGCCGAAAAACTGGGGCAATCCTATGCCTTCAATGATCACTCAATCACTCGTGATATTGGTATCGAACAAGCACTGCTCAGCGAACCTGAAGCATACCGCATGCGCATCTTCCAAAACATGGGTATGGAAAGCCGTGCGATTAACGAGTGGAAAAGCTTGATTAAAAATAAAACCAACGCTCAAATACGCCAAGCTGCACTGCTTGCAGATAAATATGGCTGGCATATTCACGCCATCAGTACGCTGGCAAAAGAAAAGGACTGGGATGCACTTAACGTTCGATTCCCAACCGATTATGAGGCGCGCGTACGGGCCTTGGCGACCAAACATGCGCTGAGCCCGGCAACCATATACGCTATTATCCGCAAAGAAAGTATTTTCCAACCAACAATCAAATCTCCAGCTGGTGCTTTGGGGCTAATGCAAGTGATGCCCGCCACTGCTCGCGACACCGCACGGCGCTATAACATTCCATATGGTGGAACGAGCCAGCTGACCAACGTTGACACAAACCTCACTATCGGCAGCCAGTATCTTGCAGACCGACTGCGCGAATTTGGCCACCTAGGTTACGCTGCAGCAGCGTACAATGCTGGGCCACATCGTGCGCGAAAATGGCTTGCTGAATACCCTAACCTACCGCTTGATGAATGGATTGCACAAATCCCATTTAACGAAACTCGTGACTACGTCAAGCGTGTTTTAGAATACGAAAAAGTGTATCAGTACCGCTTAGGATTAAACTACACGCCATATAGCAGCGCTACTGTTCGTGCTTGGTAA